Proteins encoded together in one Flavobacterium keumense window:
- a CDS encoding acetyl-CoA C-acyltransferase, whose translation MKTAYIVKAYRTAVGKAPKGVFRFKRPDELAAETIQFMMNELPDFDKTRIDDVMVGNAMPEAEQGLNVGRLISLMGLKVTDVPGVTVNRYCASGLETIGMATAKIQSGMADCIIAGGAESMSFIPMGGYKPTPDYAVAAAGNEDYYWGMGLTAEAVAKQYTISREDQDEFAFNSHQKALKAQAEGKFDKQIVPITIEQTFINENGKKETKTYTVTKDEGPRADTNLAALSNLKPVFSADGSVTAGNSSQMSDGAAFVLIMSEEMVKELGVTPIARLVNYASAGVEPRIMGIGPVKAIPKALKQAGLTLNDIDLIELNEAFASQSLAVVRELGLNPEIVNVNGGAIALGHPLGCTGAKLSVQLFDEMKRRGSKYGIVSMCVGTGQGSAGIYELM comes from the coding sequence ATGAAAACAGCATATATAGTAAAAGCATACAGAACTGCCGTTGGCAAAGCACCAAAAGGCGTGTTCCGATTCAAAAGACCTGATGAATTAGCGGCAGAAACCATTCAATTTATGATGAATGAGTTGCCTGATTTTGATAAAACACGAATCGATGATGTGATGGTTGGAAACGCCATGCCAGAAGCCGAACAAGGATTGAACGTAGGCCGATTAATTTCGTTAATGGGATTAAAAGTAACCGATGTTCCTGGTGTAACTGTCAATAGATATTGTGCCTCAGGATTGGAAACTATTGGAATGGCTACAGCCAAAATTCAAAGTGGTATGGCCGATTGTATTATTGCAGGTGGTGCCGAAAGTATGTCATTTATTCCGATGGGAGGTTACAAACCAACTCCTGATTATGCCGTGGCAGCTGCAGGAAATGAAGACTACTATTGGGGCATGGGATTGACTGCTGAAGCCGTTGCCAAACAATACACGATTTCTCGTGAAGACCAAGATGAATTTGCTTTCAACTCACACCAAAAAGCGCTAAAAGCACAAGCTGAAGGAAAATTCGACAAGCAAATTGTACCGATAACTATAGAGCAAACTTTTATTAATGAAAACGGAAAGAAAGAAACCAAAACGTACACAGTAACAAAAGACGAAGGTCCAAGAGCAGATACCAATTTAGCTGCTTTGAGCAATTTAAAACCTGTGTTTTCAGCTGATGGAAGCGTTACTGCTGGAAACTCCTCTCAAATGAGTGATGGAGCCGCTTTTGTTTTGATCATGAGTGAAGAAATGGTAAAAGAATTAGGAGTTACACCAATTGCTCGATTAGTCAACTATGCCTCTGCTGGTGTAGAGCCAAGAATTATGGGAATTGGACCAGTAAAAGCCATTCCAAAAGCCCTAAAACAAGCGGGATTAACTTTAAACGATATTGATTTAATTGAACTAAACGAAGCCTTTGCTTCACAATCCTTAGCTGTAGTTCGAGAATTGGGATTAAATCCAGAAATCGTAAACGTAAATGGTGGTGCTATTGCCTTAGGGCACCCACTGGGTTGTACAGGAGCTAAATTGTCAGTACAATTGTTTGACGAAATGAAGCGTCGCGGCAGTAAATACGGAATCGTGAGTATGTGTGTAGGAACAGGTCAAGGTTCTGCAGGTATTTATGAATTGATGTAA
- a CDS encoding acyl-CoA dehydrogenase family protein, producing the protein MEDITRGGQFLVKETKCENIFTPEDFSEEQLMMRDSVKEFVDKEIWPNKDRFEKKDYALTEETMRKAGEMGFLSIAVPEAYGGMGMGFVDTCLVCDYISGATGSFSTAFGAHTGIGTMPITLYGTEEQKQKYVPKLASGEWFGAYCLTEPGAGSDANSGKTKAVLSEDGTHYKITGQKMWISNAGFCSLFIVFARIEDDKNITGFILENTKDNGISFGEEEHKLGIRASSTRQVFFNETKVPVENMLSERGNGFKIAMNALNVGRIKLAAACLDAQRRVTSNAIHYANDRIQFNTSIASFGAIRAKLAEMATSTYAGESATYRAAKDIETRIKIREAEGTSHQEAELKGVEEFAIECSILKVAVSEDVQHCSDEGIQIYGGMGFSEDTPMESAWRDARIARIYEGTNEINRMLSVGMLIKKAMKGQVDLLGPAMKVQEELMGIPSFETPDYSELFAEEKEMIGKLKKAFLMVAGGAVQKFGADLEAHQQLLMAAADMLIEIYMAESTVLRTEKLAKKQGESNVQEQIAMAKLYLYQAVDIVTQKGKEGIVSFAEGDEQRMMLMGLRRFTKYTNMPNVVALRETITAKLVAENKYCF; encoded by the coding sequence ATGGAAGATATCACAAGAGGAGGACAATTCCTTGTAAAAGAAACGAAATGTGAAAACATATTCACACCCGAAGATTTTTCTGAAGAACAATTGATGATGCGTGATTCGGTAAAAGAATTCGTTGACAAAGAAATTTGGCCAAACAAAGACCGCTTTGAAAAGAAAGACTATGCCTTGACTGAAGAAACTATGCGTAAAGCAGGTGAAATGGGGTTCTTGAGCATTGCTGTTCCTGAAGCTTACGGCGGAATGGGAATGGGATTTGTGGATACCTGTTTGGTTTGCGATTATATCTCGGGAGCTACAGGTTCATTTTCAACGGCTTTTGGCGCACACACAGGAATTGGCACTATGCCAATCACCTTGTACGGAACCGAAGAACAAAAACAAAAATACGTTCCTAAATTAGCTTCTGGAGAATGGTTTGGAGCGTATTGCTTAACCGAACCAGGTGCGGGAAGTGACGCCAACTCGGGGAAAACAAAAGCAGTTTTATCAGAAGATGGAACGCATTACAAAATTACGGGACAGAAAATGTGGATTTCCAATGCAGGGTTTTGTTCGCTATTCATCGTTTTTGCTAGAATTGAAGACGATAAAAACATTACTGGATTCATTTTGGAAAACACAAAAGACAACGGAATCTCTTTTGGAGAAGAAGAACACAAATTAGGAATTCGTGCCTCCTCTACTCGTCAAGTGTTTTTTAACGAAACTAAAGTGCCAGTTGAAAACATGTTGTCTGAAAGAGGAAATGGATTCAAAATAGCGATGAATGCTTTGAATGTGGGGCGTATTAAATTAGCAGCCGCTTGTTTAGACGCACAACGTCGGGTTACATCTAATGCCATTCATTATGCGAATGACCGAATACAATTCAACACATCAATTGCAAGTTTTGGAGCTATTCGTGCCAAATTAGCCGAAATGGCAACTTCTACCTATGCAGGAGAAAGTGCTACCTATCGTGCAGCTAAAGATATAGAAACTAGAATAAAAATTAGAGAAGCTGAAGGAACTTCGCACCAAGAAGCAGAACTTAAAGGTGTAGAAGAATTTGCTATTGAGTGCTCTATTCTAAAAGTAGCTGTTTCTGAAGATGTTCAACATTGTTCAGACGAAGGAATCCAAATTTACGGCGGTATGGGATTCTCTGAAGATACTCCAATGGAATCAGCATGGAGAGACGCTCGTATTGCTCGCATTTATGAAGGAACTAACGAAATTAATCGAATGCTTTCTGTTGGAATGTTAATCAAAAAAGCCATGAAAGGTCAAGTAGATTTATTAGGCCCTGCTATGAAAGTACAAGAAGAATTAATGGGAATACCTTCTTTTGAAACCCCTGACTATTCTGAATTGTTTGCCGAAGAAAAAGAAATGATTGGTAAATTAAAAAAAGCCTTTTTAATGGTAGCGGGTGGTGCAGTTCAAAAATTTGGAGCTGATTTAGAAGCACACCAACAATTATTAATGGCTGCTGCCGATATGCTAATTGAAATTTATATGGCGGAAAGTACGGTTCTACGAACAGAAAAATTAGCCAAAAAACAAGGTGAATCAAATGTTCAAGAACAAATTGCGATGGCTAAATTGTATTTATATCAAGCCGTTGATATTGTAACTCAAAAAGGAAAAGAAGGTATTGTTTCTTTTGCTGAAGGCGATGAGCAGCGCATGATGTTAATGGGATTACGCCGTTTTACCAAATATACAAATATGCCTAATGTAGTAGCACTTAGAGAAACTATTACAGCAAAATTGGTTGCCGAAAATAAATATTGCTTTTAA
- a CDS encoding superoxide dismutase family protein: MKKIVFSIIVIIAVIIGCKTANSNDSKKLILNFEPKSNSTVSGTATFVEKNGKVTFEAKISGLKPGIHAIHIHEKSDCSAADGSSAGGHWNPTFKKHGKWGEGEYHKGDIGNFTADENGNGTITLTTNEWCMGCGDPTKDVLGKGLIVHQGADDFVTQPTGNSGARVACSAIIK; this comes from the coding sequence ATGAAAAAAATAGTCTTCTCAATTATAGTTATCATCGCTGTAATTATCGGTTGCAAAACCGCCAACTCAAACGATTCAAAAAAACTTATTCTCAATTTTGAGCCTAAAAGCAATAGTACAGTATCAGGAACAGCGACTTTTGTAGAAAAAAATGGCAAAGTTACCTTTGAGGCTAAAATCTCTGGACTAAAACCAGGTATTCATGCTATTCACATTCACGAAAAATCAGATTGTTCGGCTGCAGATGGAAGTTCGGCAGGCGGACATTGGAACCCAACCTTTAAAAAACACGGAAAATGGGGAGAAGGCGAATATCACAAGGGAGATATTGGCAACTTTACTGCTGATGAAAATGGAAATGGTACCATCACCTTAACTACAAATGAATGGTGCATGGGTTGCGGAGACCCAACTAAAGATGTCTTAGGAAAAGGATTGATTGTACACCAAGGTGCGGATGATTTTGTAACACAACCAACAGGAAATTCAGGAGCCAGAGTAGCTTGTTCTGCTATCATAAAATAA
- a CDS encoding LETM1-related biofilm-associated protein → MINPSIPGWIDKFFSEQKISKKKFVTESSSFYSNLRATGFIYGHIISLDTQSKIPIESWFKEEISKVALFNSLLGVYITAKKELKWDHFISEAVSFYNEMHPEEFNLFKKLLPRNTPSLTLEKFIDERVQTNENIISKNFSHLVTNALLFIDVLAFGQYVIHGTIPEKYLKKVEETIVNIVTLALKIKTNKSQYDDLLIKLFEASIRYSKFSKNLNLSVETLQLDYFTNELEKSYLIDIAGMALWNDGVLENNESHFLYELAEALSISDDFVKQSIIDTNNFIQHYKNEIPYFNYSNPVKHFYDQTTQSVVTLMTRNKTRLVKEIIQSKELMVLLAYSTRRDLNDKEKKKIKKQLLDICKTIPSLTIFLLPGGSLLLPILIKFIPTLLPSAFNENLDD, encoded by the coding sequence ATGATAAACCCTTCAATACCAGGTTGGATAGATAAATTTTTCAGTGAGCAAAAAATTTCGAAAAAGAAATTCGTTACTGAAAGTAGTTCGTTTTACTCGAACTTAAGAGCTACTGGTTTCATTTATGGACATATTATTTCTTTAGATACACAATCAAAGATTCCAATTGAAAGTTGGTTTAAAGAAGAAATATCAAAAGTTGCACTTTTCAATAGTTTATTGGGAGTTTACATTACCGCAAAAAAAGAGTTGAAATGGGATCATTTTATTTCGGAGGCAGTATCGTTTTATAATGAAATGCATCCCGAAGAATTTAATTTATTTAAAAAGCTACTACCAAGAAATACTCCTTCACTTACTCTAGAAAAGTTTATTGATGAACGCGTTCAAACTAATGAAAACATTATCAGTAAAAACTTTTCTCACTTAGTAACTAATGCGCTTTTGTTCATTGATGTTTTGGCTTTTGGTCAATATGTAATTCATGGAACAATTCCTGAGAAATACCTAAAAAAAGTTGAAGAAACCATCGTTAATATAGTTACTCTAGCTCTAAAAATAAAAACAAATAAATCCCAATATGATGATTTATTGATCAAACTTTTTGAAGCCTCTATTCGTTATAGTAAATTTTCTAAAAACTTGAATTTAAGTGTAGAAACGTTGCAATTGGATTATTTTACCAATGAATTAGAAAAGAGTTATTTAATTGACATTGCAGGAATGGCATTATGGAACGATGGTGTATTAGAAAACAACGAATCTCATTTTTTATATGAATTAGCAGAAGCTCTTTCAATTTCAGATGATTTTGTAAAACAAAGCATTATTGATACCAATAATTTTATACAACATTACAAAAACGAAATTCCATATTTCAATTATTCCAATCCTGTTAAACATTTTTATGATCAAACAACACAAAGTGTTGTAACTCTCATGACTAGAAATAAGACTCGTTTAGTTAAAGAAATTATCCAGAGTAAAGAGTTAATGGTCTTATTAGCCTATTCTACCAGAAGAGATTTGAATGATAAAGAGAAAAAGAAGATCAAAAAACAACTATTGGATATCTGTAAAACAATACCCTCGTTAACTATTTTTTTATTACCTGGAGGTAGTTTACTATTACCAATTCTAATTAAATTTATACCAACACTCCTTCCTTCTGCCTTTAATGAAAATTTAGACGATTAG
- a CDS encoding sodium-dependent bicarbonate transport family permease codes for MNTNLLIENLTNPALLFFVLGIIAVYLKSDLAIPENSSKFISLYLLFAIGFKGGQELSHEEFTSEIIWSMLLGIAISVLIPLYTFFILKRKLNVFDAGAIAAAYGSVSAVTFVTAVSYLEAHQLKLHGHMVAIMALMESPAIIIGLLLISIFQNTENKKINQKSIVKHSLTNGSVLLILGSLIIGYLADAKQAEGIKPFTNDLFKGFLAIFLLDMGISSGRKLKSFFNCGWFPFVFAFVIPIVNGCLFAMISSLVTSEIANRFIFAILAASASYIAVPATMKITVPKANPGLYLPMALAVTFPVNITIGMPIYLSIIHYTM; via the coding sequence ATGAATACTAATCTACTAATTGAAAATTTAACAAATCCAGCACTTTTATTCTTTGTACTAGGAATAATTGCTGTTTATCTTAAAAGTGATTTAGCAATTCCTGAAAACTCTTCAAAATTTATCTCATTATACCTACTTTTTGCTATTGGATTCAAAGGAGGACAGGAACTTTCTCATGAAGAATTTACAAGCGAAATTATCTGGTCCATGCTTTTAGGAATAGCCATTTCAGTATTAATTCCTTTATATACTTTCTTTATACTAAAAAGAAAACTAAATGTGTTTGATGCTGGTGCGATAGCTGCAGCATATGGTTCTGTAAGTGCTGTTACTTTTGTAACAGCTGTATCTTATTTAGAGGCACATCAACTTAAACTTCATGGTCATATGGTAGCTATTATGGCACTAATGGAATCACCTGCAATAATTATAGGATTGCTTCTTATTTCTATTTTTCAAAATACAGAAAACAAAAAGATAAATCAAAAATCAATTGTAAAGCATTCTTTAACCAATGGTAGTGTATTACTTATCCTAGGGAGCTTGATTATTGGATACCTAGCCGATGCAAAACAAGCCGAAGGTATCAAACCATTTACAAATGATTTATTCAAAGGTTTTTTAGCTATCTTTTTACTAGACATGGGAATTTCAAGTGGGAGAAAATTAAAATCGTTTTTTAATTGTGGCTGGTTTCCATTTGTTTTTGCCTTTGTCATCCCAATAGTCAACGGATGTCTTTTCGCTATGATAAGTTCATTAGTAACTTCAGAAATTGCAAACCGATTCATCTTTGCAATTCTTGCAGCTAGTGCGTCTTATATTGCAGTACCTGCTACAATGAAAATAACGGTTCCTAAAGCAAATCCAGGTTTATATCTTCCAATGGCATTAGCTGTAACTTTCCCAGTAAATATTACCATAGGAATGCCTATTTACCTCTCCATTATTCATTATACCATGTAA
- a CDS encoding DUF6671 family protein, with protein MFQGRKLIIATQHQKEKIIAPLIEDAIGVNCIKNTLFNTDTLGTFSGEVERKNDVITTLRSKCINAMTMHNVDLAIASEGSFGQHPSLFFIPGNEESLLFLDLKNNIEIVARELSTETNFSGQYVNNKFELKEFCKQVKFPSHALILKSDQTNWSVIYKGINNHSKLLWLFNKMIDSFGRVYVETDMRAHLNPTRMSVIQKASIKLVQKIQSKCPSCQTPGFDIQNVNPGLPCSLCGSATRSTLSVNYICTKCNFMTEEKFPNKKKTEDPMYCDYCNP; from the coding sequence ATGTTTCAAGGACGTAAATTAATAATTGCAACTCAACATCAAAAAGAAAAAATAATTGCACCTTTAATTGAAGATGCTATAGGAGTAAATTGTATTAAAAACACACTTTTTAATACTGACACTTTAGGAACATTTTCTGGAGAAGTCGAAAGAAAAAATGATGTGATAACTACTTTGCGAAGCAAATGTATAAACGCTATGACAATGCACAATGTTGATCTGGCGATTGCAAGTGAAGGTTCTTTTGGCCAACATCCATCGTTGTTTTTTATACCGGGAAATGAAGAATCATTACTATTTCTAGACCTAAAAAATAATATTGAAATAGTTGCAAGAGAATTAAGTACTGAAACTAACTTTAGTGGTCAATATGTAAATAACAAATTCGAATTAAAAGAATTTTGTAAACAAGTAAAATTTCCATCACATGCTCTAATTCTTAAATCAGATCAAACAAATTGGAGTGTAATTTATAAAGGAATAAACAACCATTCTAAATTATTATGGCTTTTTAACAAAATGATAGACTCTTTCGGAAGAGTATACGTGGAAACAGATATGAGAGCACATCTTAATCCAACTCGAATGAGTGTTATCCAAAAGGCAAGTATCAAATTAGTCCAAAAAATACAATCAAAATGTCCGAGTTGCCAAACTCCGGGTTTTGATATTCAAAACGTTAATCCTGGCTTACCCTGCAGTTTGTGTGGTTCTGCAACTCGTTCAACATTAAGTGTGAATTATATATGTACGAAATGCAACTTCATGACAGAAGAAAAATTTCCTAACAAAAAGAAAACAGAAGACCCTATGTATTGTGACTATTGTAATCCGTAA
- a CDS encoding 3-hydroxyacyl-CoA dehydrogenase/enoyl-CoA hydratase family protein has product MKRIIKKVAVVGSGIMGSGIACHLANIGLEVLLLDIVPNTLNEAEEKKGLSLESKEVRNRIVNNHLANALKSKPSPIYHPKFANRITTGNTTDDLSKIASCDWIIEVVVERLDIKKLVFEQIDKFRKPGTLVTSNTSGIPIHFMSEGRSEDFQAHFCGTHFFNPARYLKLFEIIPGPKTNPEVLDFLTEYGSKFLGKTSVVAKDTPAFIGNRIGIFGIQSLFHLVKEMGLTVEEVDKLTGPVIGRPKSATFRTVDVVGLDTLVHVANGLYENCPNDEAHELFQLPDFISKMMENNWLGSKTGQGFYKKEGKDILSLDLNTLEYRAAKKASFATLELTKTIDKPIDRFKVLVKGKDKAGEFYRKNFAAMFAYCSNRIPEISDDFYKIDDAMKAGFGWENGPFEIWDAIGVANGIELMKTEGYEPAAWVTEMIASGSTSFYSVKEGATYYYNIPSKSQTKVPGQDAFIILNNIRESKKVWSNSGAVIQHLGDGILNLEFQSKMNTIGGDVLQAINKAIDLSEKEYNGLVIGNQGANFSVGANIGMIFMMAVEQEYDELNMAIKLFQDTMMRVRYSATPVIVAPHGMTLGGGCEMTMHADRVVAAAETYIGLVEFGVGVIPGGGGSKEMALRASDLFHKNDVELNVLQEYFLTIGMAKVATSAYEAFDLGILQKGKDIVVVNKDRQIATAKQIALQMAEQGYTQPMQRKDVKVLGKQALGMFLVGTDQMQAGKYISEHDQKIANKLAYVMAGGDLSEPTLVSEQYLLDIEREAFLSLCTERKTLERIQFMLTKGKPLRN; this is encoded by the coding sequence ATGAAACGAATCATTAAAAAAGTAGCGGTGGTGGGTTCTGGAATTATGGGTTCTGGAATTGCATGCCATTTGGCTAACATTGGATTGGAAGTCCTGCTTCTAGATATTGTTCCCAACACCTTGAACGAAGCGGAAGAAAAAAAGGGATTATCTTTGGAAAGTAAAGAAGTTCGCAACCGAATAGTGAACAATCATTTAGCGAATGCTTTGAAATCAAAGCCCTCTCCTATTTATCACCCTAAATTTGCTAACCGAATTACAACGGGAAATACCACTGATGACCTATCCAAAATTGCCTCTTGCGATTGGATTATTGAAGTGGTTGTAGAACGTTTGGACATCAAAAAATTAGTTTTTGAGCAAATTGACAAGTTCAGAAAACCAGGCACATTAGTAACTTCTAATACTTCTGGAATTCCTATTCATTTTATGAGTGAAGGACGTTCAGAGGATTTTCAAGCGCATTTTTGTGGCACCCACTTTTTTAACCCAGCGCGTTATCTAAAATTATTCGAAATCATTCCTGGACCTAAAACTAATCCAGAAGTGTTGGATTTTTTAACCGAATATGGCTCGAAATTTCTAGGTAAAACTTCGGTTGTTGCCAAAGATACGCCAGCGTTCATTGGGAACCGAATTGGAATTTTTGGTATCCAAAGTTTGTTCCATTTGGTGAAAGAAATGGGATTAACCGTTGAGGAAGTAGATAAATTAACGGGACCCGTTATTGGTCGACCAAAATCGGCTACATTTAGAACGGTAGATGTGGTAGGATTAGATACTTTAGTACATGTTGCCAACGGATTGTATGAAAATTGCCCTAACGACGAAGCACACGAATTGTTTCAACTTCCTGATTTTATTTCCAAAATGATGGAAAATAATTGGTTAGGAAGTAAAACGGGACAAGGTTTTTACAAAAAAGAAGGAAAAGATATTCTATCTTTAGACTTAAACACTCTTGAATACAGAGCGGCTAAAAAAGCATCTTTTGCCACTTTGGAATTAACAAAAACTATCGACAAACCGATTGACCGTTTTAAAGTTTTAGTCAAAGGAAAAGACAAAGCAGGTGAATTTTACAGAAAAAACTTCGCTGCCATGTTCGCCTATTGCTCCAACCGAATTCCTGAAATCTCTGATGATTTTTACAAAATTGACGACGCTATGAAAGCAGGTTTTGGATGGGAAAATGGGCCGTTCGAAATTTGGGATGCTATTGGTGTAGCTAACGGAATCGAATTAATGAAAACTGAAGGTTATGAACCAGCAGCTTGGGTAACCGAAATGATTGCTTCGGGAAGTACTAGTTTTTATTCTGTAAAAGAAGGAGCTACTTATTATTACAATATCCCATCAAAATCACAAACCAAGGTTCCTGGACAAGATGCCTTTATCATTCTGAATAACATTCGCGAAAGCAAAAAAGTATGGAGCAATAGCGGTGCCGTGATTCAGCATTTGGGAGACGGAATTTTGAATCTTGAATTCCAATCTAAAATGAATACGATTGGTGGAGATGTTTTACAAGCTATTAATAAAGCGATTGACTTATCTGAAAAAGAATATAACGGTTTGGTTATTGGAAATCAAGGCGCAAATTTCTCTGTGGGTGCTAATATCGGAATGATTTTTATGATGGCAGTAGAGCAAGAATACGATGAGTTGAACATGGCGATTAAACTATTCCAAGACACCATGATGCGCGTGCGTTATTCAGCAACTCCTGTAATTGTGGCTCCTCACGGAATGACTTTGGGAGGTGGTTGCGAAATGACTATGCATGCTGACCGAGTAGTGGCAGCTGCAGAAACCTATATTGGGTTAGTGGAATTTGGAGTTGGTGTCATTCCAGGTGGTGGAGGTTCTAAAGAAATGGCATTGCGCGCTTCTGACTTATTCCACAAAAATGATGTTGAATTGAATGTTTTACAAGAATATTTTCTAACCATTGGAATGGCAAAAGTGGCTACATCAGCCTACGAAGCGTTTGATTTAGGTATTTTACAAAAAGGTAAAGATATCGTTGTTGTAAATAAAGACCGCCAAATCGCAACAGCAAAACAAATTGCCTTACAAATGGCAGAACAAGGTTATACGCAACCAATGCAACGAAAAGACGTTAAAGTTCTTGGAAAACAAGCGTTAGGAATGTTCTTAGTGGGAACAGACCAAATGCAAGCTGGAAAATACATCTCAGAACACGATCAAAAAATTGCCAACAAATTAGCGTATGTAATGGCGGGTGGTGATTTATCTGAACCTACTTTGGTAAGCGAACAATACCTATTAGATATTGAGCGTGAGGCTTTCTTAAGTTTATGTACAGAACGAAAAACCTTGGAAAGAATACAGTTCATGTTAACTAAAGGAAAACCATTACGTAATTAA
- a CDS encoding LysR family transcriptional regulator: MNYTLHQLKVFLKVSKTKSITKASEELYLSQPAVSIQLKNFQDQFDIPLTEVIGRKLYITDFGKEIAFAAEQIINEVDKINYKTLSYKGILSGILKLSVVSTGKYVMPYFLTEFMNTNKGVELEMDVTNKLKVIQSLKNNEIDFALVSSVPEDINIDFESLLLNKLFLFGNKDLVIDKTLTIEKSLVDIPLIYREEGSATRYYMEEYLKNKGFFVKSKLQLTSNEAVKQAVISGLGVSIMPLIGLKNELENEDVKIIEADGLPLISNWKLIWLKDKKMSPVASAYLHYIRENKERLNEKQFSWINNY, from the coding sequence ATGAATTATACCTTACATCAACTGAAAGTTTTTTTGAAAGTTTCAAAAACGAAGAGTATAACTAAAGCTTCAGAAGAGCTCTATTTATCACAACCTGCCGTTTCTATTCAGTTGAAAAATTTTCAAGATCAGTTTGATATTCCATTAACAGAAGTTATTGGGAGAAAATTATACATTACTGATTTTGGAAAAGAAATTGCTTTTGCTGCAGAACAAATTATTAACGAAGTTGATAAAATCAACTACAAAACACTTTCTTACAAAGGAATTTTATCTGGAATTTTAAAATTATCTGTAGTATCTACCGGTAAGTATGTTATGCCTTATTTTTTGACAGAGTTTATGAATACAAATAAAGGTGTTGAATTGGAAATGGATGTCACTAATAAATTAAAAGTAATTCAATCTCTAAAAAATAATGAAATCGATTTTGCTTTAGTTTCTAGTGTTCCAGAAGACATTAATATAGATTTTGAATCTCTATTATTGAATAAATTATTCCTTTTTGGAAATAAAGATTTGGTCATAGATAAAACTCTAACTATTGAAAAATCGCTAGTCGATATTCCGCTTATTTATAGAGAAGAAGGGTCGGCAACTCGATATTATATGGAAGAATATCTTAAAAATAAAGGTTTTTTTGTTAAAAGCAAACTACAATTAACCTCTAATGAAGCCGTAAAACAGGCAGTGATATCAGGGTTAGGGGTATCTATAATGCCTTTAATTGGTTTAAAAAATGAACTAGAAAATGAAGATGTTAAAATAATCGAGGCAGATGGTTTACCATTAATTTCTAATTGGAAATTAATTTGGTTGAAAGATAAAAAAATGAGCCCTGTGGCATCAGCCTATCTTCATTATATTCGAGAAAATAAGGAACGATTAAATGAAAAACAATTTTCTTGGATTAATAATTACTAA
- a CDS encoding L-threonylcarbamoyladenylate synthase, whose protein sequence is MTIVTKNIQKAGNELNRGHVIAIPTETVYGLAASIYNENAIEAIFKIKERPNNNPLIVHIKSINQLTDIATNIPESALKLANHFWPGPLTLILKKQSKISNLITAGKNTVAVRVPDHPITQELLNYIDYPIAAPSANPFGSISPTCSKHVLDYFNDKIKLILDGGNCTKGIESTIIGFENETPILFRHGALSINNIEKIVGPVKIITNDNHTPDAPGMFSRHYAPKTKAYLVDNVTEHLKSVNEKKIGILSFNNAISTHNKNIQFVLSPKGDYNEAAKNLYDYLHQLDKLNLDLILIEKLPDFNLGKSINDRLIRAVTEI, encoded by the coding sequence ATGACTATTGTAACCAAAAATATTCAAAAAGCAGGAAATGAACTTAACAGAGGACATGTTATAGCAATACCCACAGAAACAGTCTATGGATTAGCGGCTAGTATTTACAATGAAAATGCGATAGAAGCCATTTTCAAAATTAAAGAAAGACCTAATAATAATCCGTTAATAGTTCATATCAAATCAATCAATCAACTCACTGACATTGCAACTAACATTCCTGAATCTGCGTTAAAACTTGCCAATCATTTTTGGCCTGGACCACTCACACTCATATTAAAAAAACAAAGTAAAATATCAAATCTAATTACAGCGGGAAAAAATACTGTTGCAGTTCGAGTTCCTGATCACCCAATTACACAAGAACTATTAAACTATATTGATTATCCAATTGCAGCTCCTAGCGCCAATCCTTTCGGATCAATTAGCCCTACCTGCTCAAAACATGTATTAGACTATTTTAATGATAAAATAAAACTAATTCTAGATGGAGGAAATTGTACAAAAGGAATTGAGTCAACTATCATAGGATTCGAAAACGAAACTCCCATATTATTTCGTCATGGGGCTCTTTCAATAAACAATATTGAAAAGATTGTTGGCCCCGTCAAAATCATAACAAATGATAATCATACTCCTGATGCACCTGGTATGTTTTCAAGACATTATGCCCCAAAAACAAAAGCTTATCTTGTTGATAACGTAACTGAACATCTAAAATCAGTGAATGAAAAAAAAATAGGCATTCTAAGTTTCAATAATGCTATTAGTACACACAACAAAAATATTCAATTTGTATTATCTCCAAAAGGAGATTATAATGAGGCGGCAAAAAACCTATATGATTATTTACATCAATTAGATAAACTAAATCTTGATCTAATTTTAATTGAAAAATTACCCGACTTTAATTTAGGAAAGTCAATAAACGACAGACTTATTAGAGCCGTGACAGAAATATAA